A single Vigna radiata var. radiata cultivar VC1973A chromosome 8, Vradiata_ver6, whole genome shotgun sequence DNA region contains:
- the LOC106772376 gene encoding trihelix transcription factor GT-2-like, with translation MQLGENTTMETSSGEAVAAHDGGEVIMMDATSGEEKGKEGGLEEEEEGDKINSSYAGNRWPRQETLALLKIRSDMDAVFRDSSLKGPLWEEVARKLAELGYHRSAKKCKEKFENVYKYHKRTKESRSGKQEGKTYKFFDQLQALENQFIVSYPLKPQPTLTTTNTVALLPPPTRPSDTTTISYVTTTVPSTNPTPISPTPPPPPPPPTNATTTSPTVQTNPRNPPQPNNNNHDIPYSLPNMNNLFSTTSTSSSTASDEDLEEKYRKKRKWKDYFRRLTRQVLAKQEEMQKRFLEAIDKREREHVAQQEAWRIQEMARINREHELLVQERSTAAAKNAAVIAFLQQLSGQNQNQNPSTQTGANFLQTPPSQPPPPPQVSQVKPPPQPQIPLVMSNNNNIEIQKMNNGHSAVAATPTTAATAICVVATTPTSLNSLSSSRWPKAEVHALIRLRTSLETKYQENGPKAPLWEDISAGMLRLGYNRSAKRCKEKWENINKYFKKVKESNKHRRENSKTCPYFHELDALYKEKSKSQNPFGVSFLNMKPHEMMEPLMVQPEQQWRPPSQYEQGGVKENSESEYERKEREEEEEEDDDDEEVEENENEEGDLESVEDEGGSRYEIATNKLSSVDTVE, from the exons atgcAGCTTGGAGAAAACACAACCATGGAAACCTCCTCTGGTGAGGCTGTGGCGGCGCATGACGGTGGCGAGGTGATTATGATGGATGCAACTTCCGGTGAAGAGAAGGGAAAAGAGGGTGgcttagaagaagaagaagaaggtgacAAGATCAACAGCTCATATGCTGGAAACAGATGGCCCCGCCAAGAAACTTTGGCTCTCTTGAAGATAAGGTCGGATATGGATGCTGTATTTCGTGATTCAAGTCTTAAGGGTCCACTTTGGGAAGAAGTTGCAAG GAAACTAGCAGAACTGGGTTACCACAGAAGCGCGAAGAAATGTAAGGAGAAATTCGAGAATGTGTACAAGTACCACAAAAGAACGAAAGAGAGTAGAAGCGGGAAACAGGAGGGAAAAACCTACAAGTTTTTTGATCAATTACAAGCACTTGAGAACCAATTCATAGTCTCTTACCCGTTAAAACCACAACCCACTTTGACAACAACAAACACGGTTGCATTATTACCTCCGCCAACAAGGCCTAGTGATACAACAACAATCTCTTATGTCACCACCACTGTTCCCTCCACAAACCCTACACCAATATCTCCCacaccacctccaccaccaccaccacctaccAATGCCACCACCACTTCTCCAACAGTACAAACCAACCCTAGAAACCCTCCGCAACCCAACAACAATAACCACGACATCCCTTACTCTTTGCCTAACATGAACAACCTCTTCTCCACCACTTCAACCTCTTCTTCCACCGCCTCTGATGAAGACTTGGAAGAGAAGTACCGGAAGAAGAGAAAGTGGAAGGACTACTTCAGGAGGCTCACAAGGCAAGTCCTGGCCAAGCAAGAGGAAATGCAAAAGAGGTTCCTGGAAGCCATAGACAAAAGGGAGAGAGAACACGTCGCACAGCAAGAGGCTTGGAGGATCCAAGAAATGGCAAGGATCAATAGAGAACACGAACTTCTTGTCCAAGAAAGATCAACCGCAGCAGCCAAAAATGCAGCAGTTATTGCTTTTTTGCAACAGTTATCCGGTCAGAACCAGAACCAGAACCCCTCAACACAAACCGGTGCCAATTTCCTCCAAACACCGCCGTCACAACCACCACCTCCACCCCAAGTATCACAAGTGAAACCACCACCGCAACCACAAATACCATTGGTGATgtcaaataataacaatattgaAATTCAGAAAATGAATAATGGTCACAGTGCAGTTGCGGCTACTCCTACAACTGCTGCTACTGCTATTTGCGTTGTTGCTACCACTCCTACTTCGTTGaattctttatcttcttctaGGTGGCCGAAAGCTGAAGTTCATGCTTTGATAAGGCTGAGGACGAGTCTTGAAACCAAATACCAAGAAAATGGACCAAAGGCTCCACTATGGGAGGACATATCAGCAGGAATGTTGAGGCTCGGGTACAACAGGAGTGCGAAGAGATGCAAAGAGAAGTGGGAGAACATCAACAAGTACTTCAAGAAAGTGAAGGAAAGCAACAAACACAGGCGAGAGAATAGTAAGACATGTCCCTATTTTCACGAACTGGACGCCTTATACaaagaaaagagcaaaagtCAGAACCCATTTGGCGTTTCATTCCTGAATATGAAGCCACATGAGATGATGGAGCCCTTGATGGTGCAACCGGAGCAGCAGTGGAGACCTCCCTCGCAATACGAGCAAGGTGGAGTGAAGGAGAACAGTGAAAGTGAATacgaaagaaaagagagagaggaggaagaagaagaagatgatgatgatgaagaagtagaagagaatgagaatgaagagGGAGATCTAGAGAGTGTGGAAGATGAAGGAGGGAGCCGTTATGAGATTGCGACAAATAAACTTTCTTCAGTGGACACAGTTGAATGA